A stretch of Prionailurus bengalensis isolate Pbe53 chromosome E4, Fcat_Pben_1.1_paternal_pri, whole genome shotgun sequence DNA encodes these proteins:
- the FAM163A gene encoding protein FAM163A, whose translation MTAGTVVITGGILATVILLCIIAVLCYCRLQYYCCKKSRAEDADEEEEEHDLPTHPRGPTCNACSSQALDGRGSLVPLTSEPCGQPCGAAAGHCTTCSPYSSPFYIRTADMVPNGGGGERLSFAPTYYKEGGPPTLKLAVPQSYPVTWPGSGREAFTNPRAISTDV comes from the exons ATGACAGCGGGAACAGTTGTGATCACTGGCGGAATCCTAGCTACGGTCATTCTCCTCTGCATCATCGCCGTCCTGTGCTACTGTAGACTCCAG TATTACTGCTGCAAGAAGAGCAGGGCCGAGGATGCagacgaggaggaggaagagcacgACCTGCCCACACACCCCAGAGGCCCCACCTGCAATGCCTGTAGCTCCCAAGCCCTGGACGGCCGAGGCAGCCTGGTGCCTCTCACCAGCGAGCCCTGCGGCCAGCCGTGTGGGGCGGCAGCCGGCCACTGCACCACCTGCTCCCCATACAGCTCCCCCTTCTACATACGGACGGCTGACATGGTACCCAACGGGGGCGGAGGCGAGAGGCTCTCCTTTGCTCCTACATACTACAAGGAAGGGGGACCCCCGACCCTCAAGCTGGCAGTACCCCAGAGTTACCCGGTGACGTGGCCAGGCTCTGGGCGTGAGGCCTTCACCAATCCAAGGGCTATTAGTACAGACGTGTAA